In Panicum virgatum strain AP13 chromosome 5K, P.virgatum_v5, whole genome shotgun sequence, the genomic window CAGAGCTTCCACACGAACTACCAAGGTGTGCTGCAATATCGCTAACCAACAGCCTGATGACATGGCTGCCCGAATTACGTGAGATCTCCATGCACTCTTCCAAGTCTGCATTGCATGCTAGCTTCACCCACTCGTGGTCATCGTCGAGATACTTGATATCAAACGTGCCCGCATCCATTCTTAGCCTCTTTGCTACTTCATCTTTCAATACAGTTACACTGCCTGAGCATGGGAACCGGAATCTTACAATGTCTTCCTTAAAACTTGCCTTTATTGTTACAGTCCCTGAATGCTTCATTGACACCAAATTACTGGGAGGGGCCAAAAAAGGTTGGTCGGCTGCTGGAGTGAAGAGATTCTTCAAATCTTTGGAGCTGCCAGAATCCTCAATCAGCATCCTGGAAAGCGGTAACTGTGGTTCTTGAAAATgctctttgtgaaactcttCAGGATTAAGTTGAGGTTCTGCAAATGTTGAAGCAATTGGCTTGCAAACAAATGTCCGGTTTGCTGGACTTCCCTGGCATGACCCTTCTGAAGTACGTGAATTTATGCTGCCTTCTCCAGATGAACTTCTCGAGTGAGAAGCTTTGTCTGCTTCAAGCTGAGAATCATTGTTATTGTCTATAAATCCTTGCTGGGCCATGAGTATACTAAAATGGCCATCATTTTCAAGTGATTTTTGTAATGATGAATCTCTGTCACCATCAACAACGAGATTTGAAGGTTCTGCAACTTTACTTCGAGTTACTTTCTCTACATTGAGAGAATCTGATGAAGGGCCAACAGGAATAGGAAGAGGACCTGTGATAGATGTGAGATTAAATGCAGCATCTGAGCCTTGAACGGACTCGATTACCTGCTTTAATTTCGAGAGAGACCGGTTGACCTTATTAATTTTTCGAGATGGCCAACGAGAAATCCCATGTTGCCGGCAGATGCGCTTCATGGTTGTAGGACAAACTGCCAGATACAAAAAAGGAAGTTAGCTTCCACAGTTTACACTGTATGAAAAAAGAATCAATCTTTTGCCATCTCTACTCCCTCTTCAGGTTCTAGAACAGAAATTGATGGAGAAGAAAACTGAAAGCAAGGAGAGTTTATAACAGAAGTGcacaacacacacacaacaacaacaacaacaacaaaaaagatGCTTCACTGCATCAGATTTGCTTGCTATGGTACTGTATTAGACCTTCCTATGTGCCAATGTGAACAGAAGATCCAATTTGAGTCTCGAAGGAAATAAAGTTTAACCAAATTATCATCATTCTCTCAACAAGTATTTTTATGTTGATAAGAAGATTTTCTATGCAATCACCAGTTCCCCATCAACCCTTCCTGTTCCAAAAATACAAATGCCTCCGTGCAGATTCTATCTGCTATGATTACAGAGCTTAATAAAATATGCTACTTATCCAATCCAGCAATCTAACCATGGGCTTTCCCAACAAGCCAACACCATGAACTTAAAATCAAACTAAAATCCCCTTGTCAACTCTAACTAAACTCCCTTAtttgagaagaaaaggaaattaTACAGCAGATGAATGCAACATAAAAACCAAGAAAGCATGAATCAGACTATCATTTGAAAAATGATAAAACTGCAAATGGACCGGGATACTAAAAGTTAGCAATATACCAGGAAGAATGGAACAATAAAAAAGGGAGTACAGTGAATTTGAATATTAGAGGCATACCACCAAGGCTTTTGGCTGCGTTTTTCAAGCTTCCAGAAAAATATTGCTGAAGAACCTCTAAACTTATAGTTTTTTCAGCCTTCCCACGCCTTCTTTCAGGGGGTTTGCTAGTTTTGTGAAGCACTGAAGAATCAGAAGCACCGCTACCATTTGGTCTGCCAGCGGAAATGACATTGTCTTGAGAGCAGTCATCAGCCATCAAGTGTCCCTCTGGCAAATTTGGAACTTTGTTGTCCCCATTATCAGACGTGTGGGCTCCTCCATGTGTATCACCTTTGGGCGAATCATGAAGGGAGCCATCAGAGTTATCAAATTGAGCATCTGTCTTGAATTCTTCATTCTCGATTTTTAGCACATTACTAAGTTGAAGTGAAACCCCACTCGAGTCTCTGTCACCGACTACCTTTAGGCTACGAAGACACTGCTTCATCAGAGTGAATATAGACTCCAACAAGGCATTTTGGTCATGTTCGTCGACACAATCAGGTGGCAGGAAGAACTCTAATATGTAGTCATCATGTCCAGTATAGGAACTTTGCAAGCATATTGCAAAGCAGCCAGCCAATCCAAACATACGAGCATAGTGTACAAGGGGATACTTTAACTTACAGAACTTCCTGATGTCTTTTGAAAAGCAAGGTTTGCGTGTGATAAATGCCTTTCCAGAAACCCCTTGCCCCCTCTGTAGGTGATGCTCTACACAGGCATCTCTAAAACCCCACATATGAGCATCAATCACATGAAATGCCACATCACTAGTCGACATGCAGACCTCCCCCATGCAACTTCCATCAAAACTTAGGCAACTCTTCTTCAAACCACCACCATGTGCCAATACGCTTCGATACTTGCAAGGAACCCAAGTTTGTGCTAAAGGAAGCTTGTGCTCTTCACATACCACAGTCAAGATCTCGAGTATTTCCACCAGAGCAGTCTGACGGCCTTCATTGCATATCTGAGAAAGATGAACGGAAACATAAACCACCACATAGTATGAACAGGAAAACATCCGTACATATTGTACTGATTGAAGGCTCACCTGGACATTTGGATGGTCCAATATTTCCGTGCTTTTAAGATTTACTGCCTGCAGCAGTATTGCCAAAATGTAAGGGGATAATTCAACAAAATTTATGCTACAGGTGGTCATTATAGTTGATGTGCAAGGTTACTAACATCAACCTTGAACAATTTTAGCTATCACATTAATGTGTATGTGATACTAAAATAACATATGgcaagaaatgaaaaaaaaaagaccaacCTCAAGTGCTTTGCAGACTTTATCGACCTCACAGGCATAGTTTATCTTCTTTGATGTCATTATCAGTTCAACAACAGCAATACACGACTGAGCAGAAGGATCAAAAACAGGCAGGGCAACTGTACCATGAACATTGTAACTGATCGCATGGTTAAGCCGTGGATACTCGGTACTGCTGTAATACTGCACATTTGGTGTCCATTCAGGCACCTTTAGCTTGTAGACACGGCCAGGTAACCCCAGCTCCCCAACATTTTCCCCATCTACTGAAAACATGTACATCATGGATACAGCCCTGTACTGGAGTAGCCCGATGCTCTGGTGGTCAAGCACAAATGGCTGTCCTGAAGTAGTAAGCACATAACGGTCTCCATTCTTAACTGGTGCCCAGACTTGAACCAACAGATGTTGATCTGTGGATTCCTTGAAGTACCTGAGAGCTTGTGTAAGCCTCTCCTTGAACAAGCTAGAGTTGTCTGTGCCGTCTTCATCCAGTGATAGGTGAAACTGCCATTTGTGATTGATTTGTTCAACCCTCTTACTTGTAGAGTCAGAATTCCCTGAAGAAGAGAAGCAGAATTGTAAGAGGGGAAAGGCTAAGATCGAAGCCTATAATAAAGGGGCGGCGCTGTAAACTAAATGAAGCAGAAGTTCTGCTTATGGTTGGCTGCTTGGTTCGAAACCTCCTAGCGCTTATCTGAACAGTTAGATCGCTGTTTCTATATAGATGGACCAAGTTTTCTACAGACACGAGTTAGAAATGGCATGGTTGGTCTGGTCTATGGTTTCAACAAAGTGAAGCAAAATAAATGTTTGAATACACAACACAGTCAAGAGTCTATGAAATGAAGATGTCACAGTTTACTCGACACGTAACTAAAGTTGATCTCATTGTTGCAATTTAACTATACTATAATTAGACAAGCAGAGCATTATCCAACTGCTTCCACTTTGAATACAATCTAGCATACAGTCCATGGCGTCATAACCCACTGAAAAATCTAGTAAATACATCACGAGGTAGCTTTAGAAACAGCACACAAGCACTAGGAGACAGAGCAAAGTAGTCCATGCATTATAGTGTTAAGTAGTAAATGACTCAGGCAACAATACGTAGCACAAGAAAGGaggatctctctctctcatccttTTTGCGTACGCACGGTAAATATAACCAAGTACACCTCCCACCACCTAGTGGAATCCAATTTGCCATCAACAAATCTTGGCAATGATTAGCATTAAAAACGAAGCATGACCCCACCAGGTCGGAAAGAAAGGCATGTTTTTTTAGTCTTAGCTGCACTAAGTAAACAAATGCGCTCGTATCGTTGCAAACTAGGAGATGCAGCTAACTTTGGGACAAGTTATCCATACTCCTGCAAACAGTAAGCGCAAAGATTATGTTTGATCCAAAACTCACGAGGCAAATCCTAATGGGCCAATAAGCATAGCAGAAATGAAGCAAGCCCCCTACCTAGAGTTTTCCGTAAGAATAAGAATATCAAAGTCAAACATAAAGCTGGGAACTTGATAAGATTAGTAGCGTATTGGTGACaagaacaagagcaagactCCAACTTTCCGGCGAATCCACACTGGGTGCAGgccaaagcaaagcaaagatgGTGGAGCGGGGCACAAAATCTGGCATGGGACAGATGGGAGAATCTGCAGGCTTCTCTTTTTTTGTATTCCTTTCTTTTTTCGTCTAACTAACAAGTGTTGTTGCGAAATCGTACGATCCAGGaagcaaaagaaagaaagggtcACCTGAGCGGGCCCTTTGGATCtcctcgacgacgacggcggcggcgacggcggcctcgGGCGCTTGCGGGGCGTCGAGCGGGAGCAGGTTTCGGTCCTCGAAGAACcagagcggcgagggcggggtgAGCCAGGAGGAGGAGTTGGCCGGCAGGGGAGGCAGCGGTGGAGAGGCGGAGACGGAGGAGAAGAGCAGGGACGTGGTGAGGGAGTCGAAGTGCCAGGCGTCGGCGGAGACGGCGCAGGCGTCCCCGGGGCCGGAGGTGGGGGGGTCGAGGTCCATATGGTgtatgctggtggtggtggcgctagctagctagtaccaccggaagaaggcggctgcggcggcgagctgggcctggctagcggcgacggcgacggcggaagaggaggaggaggagacgacgacgagccggtagtagtggagggaggaggaggtggggtgCCATGTGGGGGAGGGGGGGATAATGTGTTTTGGCTGGGGGTGGAGAGGAGGTCGGGTGTGTGCGCTGCCGCGGGCCGGAGTGGTGGACCGGAATaaaaattctctctctctctctcttctttggATGGACAAGTGGGCAGGAGCAAGGAAGGAGAGGGAAGCCAGCCAGATCTTGGCCTCTTGTCTTGCCTTCTCTTTCTTTCATTTTCATCAGTGAGTGAattattttttttcgaaaagaaTCAGTGAGTGAATTATGATGCCAGGAATCACATCCCCTCTACTCCACACCCTCTCAGTACGTATTATTGCTCCGGGGCTTCCGGAATCTACCTTGCCCTGATGCTCAGTTCTCACTGCTAAACCCGGCTAATGCAATTAGCCCTGCTAATGGAGTGGAACCCGCACCgtacccaaccccacccaaaattaacatatttagatacccaaccccacccaacccaattagttaatttctcaactctaaccaacccgccccattataagcgggtaacccataaaaacccatgggttctactatgtagaggaatttagtggttctacacttaatgtggggaccacatatatgtctagccacactactttgcacagagtatctgtcagtcatactgagtcatctccaacaaatttcagtcaatttcgataaaattttatagtgtgaacgcgagattttaattctagggtccagctcttgatgtggagcccacgtgtagttctagccacgctgctttgcacagagtagctgccagtcgtactgagtcatctccaacaaatttcagtcaatttcgataaaattttatagtgtgaacgcgaggttttaattctagagtccggctcttgatgcggggcccacgtgtagttctaaccacgctgctttgcacagagtagctgccagtcgtactgagtcatctccaacaaatttcagtcaatttcgataaaattttctgatataaacacgtggttttaatttcagagtccagctctcacgtgggacccacatttatatatagttatactattttataaaaaatatccatttcaacccaccccaacccgcctcaacccgcatttatatagaacccgccccgacccaccccattaactaatataacccattttaaatcatccaaacacactccatttcaaaacccaccccataaaacccatttcaacccaacccattagcatGCCTAAATGCAATGTCAATGTTGACTCATCATGGCTCTCAGTGTTACTATTAGGTGGGATTTGGAGGATGTGCCGAAACAaaatgctaaagtttagctctAGATGTGCTAATGAGGCTAAATATGAGCATAGTGTCTTTCATGTCACTAAACTTTATCAGTACAAATTAAATTTATCTCTATGAAAGTCTCTTCGGAGACATGAGATAAAATGAAAACCACTTGAGATTCTTTGAACAGCGAGCGAGAGAACGTAAGAACATATACTAGATACTATCAGCGGTAAGACAGTACATGCAAACGGATCTGAAAGAAAGAGCATAAGCATACTACAAAGTGCGTGGTATGCATGGTGACGGAGCTACCAGACTAGGTGAGTTGTCTAAAGAGAAAACCATTGGAGAAAGCCGCTTGGCTGGTTCATGGCACCTGAACAAATAGAGGACGCTCTGGGCGCAGTTGGTTTGTGGCGTATTGGTTATAGCAAAATATATAAACCAAGTGGCTTGTTCGATCACACGCTGGTTTAGTCGGCCCATAGTAATAAGAGAGTAAAATAACGGGTGCACTCCAACACGGCCGTAGCAAATAATTAATAATCGGCCTTACCTCACCAACCAGAGCAGCCACGTGTAGAGCAGGCAGAGGGCCAGCCTCGCCGCTCGCTGCGATGGATCGGTTTGGATCATGGATGGGTCGCGCGGCCGCGTCGCAGCCGCAGCTACGGCGTCGCTGCGGCCCCCTCCGATCCGGGACGGGCAGCACCGTAATAATATTTACTACGTTCTCCAGCCAGTCAACAGTGGTTTCCTTTTACACTGCTCTAGTAGCAGTTTCCAGTCATCAAttagccaacaatatttttctcacaccactccagcaacAGCTTCCAACCAGCCCAAGGAACAGAGTGATCGTATCGCCGACCTGCTCTGCTCGCTGGCGGCGATGCCGACGGGTGTGTTGGGCAGGACACGgccggagcagcagcaacaagggctgtgtttagatgagatgaaaagagggagaaaaagtcacatcagtcactgtaacacactgtagcacttttcgtttgtttgtggtaaatattgtcctaccatgacttaactaggctcaaaagattcgtctcgcaacgtacatcaaaactatgcaattagtttttttatttaactatatttagtactccatgcatgagttatttgctatatttaatgtttcgatgtgataagagatgtgatggaaagtttggaaattttgtggaaactaaacacacccaagcATTTGATTGCATGCCTGTGGCCTTCCACATGCATCATCACTTCACTTGCCATGCACCGTATGGATCGGATTGGACAGTGGTGCCAGTGCGCATCGGCATCGCAGCAGCCCCACTGCCTGCATCTCCATCAGCCAGATTCCGATTCAGTGCCCTCCCTCCCTGCATGATCGATCAGTCGGGAATAGGATTATAGGAATATGATTCTGGATTCAGCGAGCGAACCAGGCCAGCTGCAGGCAGTGTTTTCCTTACCCATCGGTAACCGGCGGTTACCGCCGatttttaccgataccgctactaAGCGGCAACCCATACCGGCGgtaaatttcgaaaaatttcacccgaatttaaaattttcaaaaatatttgaaataaaaaggaaaaaatatggtaagaaagtagagatgacatacatcattctaatatagaacatgttcaaatatttgactgtttgggcactcaaaaaaataaaaaaactttcggaccggtaatcccgagcggtatcctctaatcccgagcggtattcggcgttttccgagcggaaatcggcgcgtttggaccggaaacactgcattgtgagtatttcttgaatttacattgatttttagatgtctgttgtgtagctatattcaaaaacatgtgttcatattagctatatggatccatttgttcatggtagttggatgttaatttgttcattttagctatatgtatatatgtgtgttcatatttcaaatatgtacatatattttcatttgttcatttgttcatttggaccggaaaccactactatgtattatatatattgacgatgatggtttgtgaggactatggttgtgatgatttgcatggactattgttgtgatgatctatatggactatggatgtgaatttctatttttatggatatgaacttctattctatgtatgtgtaaatgttatataattgtttgatatataccatcagtaatgatatttacaaaattacggtgaaatgctgccaaaatttttaattttccaaagtcatatggtgtttaccggttaaaaacgacggttaccggtcggtaaacatcgATTACCAGTCGATAAACAACGGTTaccggttttttgaatttgaattgtcatTTCGAGCGGTTTCTAGCGGTTTTCGGCGATTTACCGCCagtttaccgataccgctagttggcgaaaatcgctttaccgtcggtaaggtgaaccctggcTGCAGGTTCCTTGCTGCTTGCTTCCATCAATCATCATCAGCAGCAGGAGCTTTGATTCATCATTTCCTTCAATTCATCGCAAGGTTGCTGCCTCAGTCTACTACAGTACACCAGTTCGATCATCACCATtaattagagcaagtattatgatcGCTCCCAGCCGGCTGAGATCCTCCGTGGCAGAGAGAGAAACGAGGAGAGAGAGCGCCGCGGGCGTCTCGCGGAGCGCCCGCTCCCGGTCGGCGGAGAGGCAAATCGCGCTTCCCATTGGCTGAAAGTGTTACAGTGCATTGAATTCTGGCGGGACCCACCACAGTCGCACGCCACCTCACTGCAGCTCCCAGCCGGCTGCCGGCGAAATCATAGAACCTGCTCTTATATTGGTCGCCTCTGCTAATTCGGATCTGACGAAGCTGTATGTGCCAGGCATGTCGGCGATCATCACGCATTTTCAGATAAActaactagctagctagtgcaTGTATGTGATTACGATCGAGATCAGCCGAACCTAGCTAAATAAATGGAGTTATATTACCAACTGTGTGCATGCATgcgatcatcatcttcttcttcttcttctgtccGTAAACAATGGAGTAATTTTTTTATCCCTAAACAATGGAGTAATTAAGAATGGATGGATGTACGGAACGGCTCTTTGGAGTATTCATCGGCCGGATCGATACTTAATTGGTAAAGCCAATATACAAGTGGGGAAGCAGTTCCTCTGCACTACTGCAGAGAGACTCTCCTTCACTGACGCGCGAGTCCCGCTTCACTCGAGCCCACGGTCAAGTAGTGCTTGTGTGCATACATAATTATTCTTACCTACTCGATCTCTCTCAACTCTAGTTACTAGTACAAATTAACAGTAGTGCTCTTTAATtagcttgcagatttatttgcTTCATTGCCACTACTCCACTAATGCATGCATGCTTTGAGAATTAGCCGTGGAAATAAATGAAcaaataatattatgcatacatacatacacacatcCAAAGATGGTGATCACATTCGTATCCGTCGCTGGATCCGGATCGACCAAATCCTTGGCGACAGGTACGGTACCTGATATGATGCTGACACTGACCGATCGACGCCCAGCAAAGGTATGCAAAAGAAGCTGTGGTGGACGATCGATCACTTGGAGGGCGTCGcaatagctagctagctagatctgatggccttgtttggtttccaagattttttttagtccctgtcacatcaaaaagaatcttattattttagagtatcaaataaattctgtttataattttttttgacagctAAGTGCTAATTTactagacgaatctaatgagcataatcaATCCATAATTTggtacagtgatgctacagtaaccatccgctaatcatagattaatatgacttattagattcgtctcgcaatttagccccagagttctatagttagttttataattaacttttatttaatacttctaaatactaaaattctttttgatgtgacacAGACTAAAGTTTAGCCTCTATAATAACCAtagtaataaaaaaataagagaGAGAATAGTAGTCACTAGCAACTAGCAAATAGTTGATCTATTTCACGTAGCATAAGAACATGTGAGAGAAACATATGGATCCagtagtataaaatagttttttCTTTTATCTCTCACCTCCACAGCAGCAGACTATGTCGCTAGTACTAGTTATTACCATTTGTAGACACCCTAATGACTAGCTACTAGTCTTGTGTGccctactagctagctagctagctagaaccAGTGCAGGTAGTATGTTGTAGTTTGCTTCTTCTCCCGATATATATATGGATCTGCTGCATGCACGCACCAGTTAAGATTTTcagctctttttttttgtttcgatCCTGCAGCCAATAGCTAGCAAAACTGCACAGGTCTGCGTCCATGGATCGATCGACTTCAGATAGGTCCATCAGCTCACTCAGCTCGCTATGAAGGAATGAATGAGTGATGTATGCAGCTAGCTCTAGCAATCGATGCATGGAGCCCAAAAATTGATTGAGCACCAATCAATTGTTCAGTTTAATGCAAGACCATTATATGTATGCATGGACGATGAATATAATCGGACTACGCGGATCCATCAATTACATGAAACAACAGGTACCAGTCAATTAAGCTACATACCTAGCAGCAGCAGTTGCTGCAACTAACAGCTGCAGCAGTCTTCTCTTCCAATTTGAGTGGATCTAATGGTCTCTCTGGCTCGATTTTGGCAAATCGGATCTGAAAACCGTACACCACAACTACATCTACAATTATGGCTGactggattgggacatcaacaagcgCCACACTCTGGTCGGTTGGATTGAGCATCAACTCGACCACACCACTCAAACCCAACTCCTCCTGCTCGGTCGGATTGGATCATCAACTCGAGCTTTCCTTTCGCGGCTCTCGCCTCTAGCCAAGCTCGACGACCTGCAACACAAGAAGCAGCAAGGTGTCTCCAGCCATGCCACCATGGAGCCACTAGCGTCCCTGCTTGGTTTCTGCCAGCCAAGTACCATGGCATCGCCGGTATTCACCAAAGCAAACTGCCGCTGGCCACACCACCATAGCACAGTCGACGCACCCCTGCAGCTAACCGGAGTGGGAAGACATCATGACAACAACTGCAAGGAGATAAACGGCACTAGAGAGAATCGTTCATGGTCTTGTCGGCAGATCTGACATGGCTTTCGCCGGTGCTTGCCAACCTCCTGAACGAGCGAAGCGGAGAGCCTTCATGCTGCGGCGTCTCGCCTAGCTTTGCGCCACCACCTTGTCTGCACGTGGcgcgctgccgtcgccgccgccgtcctcgcacAGTGGCGCCTTAGCCTCTGCTCCGAGCTGCCACCGAGCGGTCACCACGCTCCTCGCTAGCCCAACCGCCATGGCCTGCGAGCAGCCGC contains:
- the LOC120705457 gene encoding protein NLP3-like isoform X1, producing MDLDPPTSGPGDACAVSADAWHFDSLTTSLLFSSVSASPPLPPLPANSSSWLTPPSPLWFFEDRNLLPLDAPQAPEAAVAAAVVVEEIQRARSGNSDSTSKRVEQINHKWQFHLSLDEDGTDNSSLFKERLTQALRYFKESTDQHLLVQVWAPVKNGDRYVLTTSGQPFVLDHQSIGLLQYRAVSMMYMFSVDGENVGELGLPGRVYKLKVPEWTPNVQYYSSTEYPRLNHAISYNVHGTVALPVFDPSAQSCIAVVELIMTSKKINYACEVDKVCKALEAVNLKSTEILDHPNVQICNEGRQTALVEILEILTVVCEEHKLPLAQTWVPCKYRSVLAHGGGLKKSCLSFDGSCMGEVCMSTSDVAFHVIDAHMWGFRDACVEHHLQRGQGVSGKAFITRKPCFSKDIRKFCKLKYPLVHYARMFGLAGCFAICLQSSYTGHDDYILEFFLPPDCVDEHDQNALLESIFTLMKQCLRSLKVVGDRDSSGVSLQLSNVLKIENEEFKTDAQFDNSDGSLHDSPKGDTHGGAHTSDNGDNKVPNLPEGHLMADDCSQDNVISAGRPNGSGASDSSVLHKTSKPPERRRGKAEKTISLEVLQQYFSGSLKNAAKSLGVCPTTMKRICRQHGISRWPSRKINKVNRSLSKLKQVIESVQGSDAAFNLTSITGPLPIPVGPSSDSLNVEKVTRSKVAEPSNLVVDGDRDSSLQKSLENDGHFSILMAQQGFIDNNNDSQLEADKASHSRSSSGEGSINSRTSEGSCQGSPANRTFVCKPIASTFAEPQLNPEEFHKEHFQEPQLPLSRMLIEDSGSSKDLKNLFTPAADQPFLAPPSNLVSMKHSGTVTIKASFKEDIVRFRFPCSGSVTVLKDEVAKRLRMDAGTFDIKYLDDDHEWVKLACNADLEECMEISRNSGSHVIRLLVSDIAAHLGSSCGSSG
- the LOC120705457 gene encoding protein NLP3-like isoform X2, which encodes MANWIPLGGNSDSTSKRVEQINHKWQFHLSLDEDGTDNSSLFKERLTQALRYFKESTDQHLLVQVWAPVKNGDRYVLTTSGQPFVLDHQSIGLLQYRAVSMMYMFSVDGENVGELGLPGRVYKLKVPEWTPNVQYYSSTEYPRLNHAISYNVHGTVALPVFDPSAQSCIAVVELIMTSKKINYACEVDKVCKALEAVNLKSTEILDHPNVQICNEGRQTALVEILEILTVVCEEHKLPLAQTWVPCKYRSVLAHGGGLKKSCLSFDGSCMGEVCMSTSDVAFHVIDAHMWGFRDACVEHHLQRGQGVSGKAFITRKPCFSKDIRKFCKLKYPLVHYARMFGLAGCFAICLQSSYTGHDDYILEFFLPPDCVDEHDQNALLESIFTLMKQCLRSLKVVGDRDSSGVSLQLSNVLKIENEEFKTDAQFDNSDGSLHDSPKGDTHGGAHTSDNGDNKVPNLPEGHLMADDCSQDNVISAGRPNGSGASDSSVLHKTSKPPERRRGKAEKTISLEVLQQYFSGSLKNAAKSLGVCPTTMKRICRQHGISRWPSRKINKVNRSLSKLKQVIESVQGSDAAFNLTSITGPLPIPVGPSSDSLNVEKVTRSKVAEPSNLVVDGDRDSSLQKSLENDGHFSILMAQQGFIDNNNDSQLEADKASHSRSSSGEGSINSRTSEGSCQGSPANRTFVCKPIASTFAEPQLNPEEFHKEHFQEPQLPLSRMLIEDSGSSKDLKNLFTPAADQPFLAPPSNLVSMKHSGTVTIKASFKEDIVRFRFPCSGSVTVLKDEVAKRLRMDAGTFDIKYLDDDHEWVKLACNADLEECMEISRNSGSHVIRLLVSDIAAHLGSSCGSSG